Genomic DNA from Dehalogenimonas lykanthroporepellens BL-DC-9:
CCTGGGACCCGGTGGTTACCAGGGCAACCCGGTTAGGCGGTAGCCGGTTCATCTCAGACAACTCCCCGATAAGGCCGTCTGGAGCTTTGAGATAACCCAGTCGGAGTGCCATTTTAACAATTTCGCTCATACTCCGCCCGGCGATAAATATCTTGCGGTTATACTTAACCGCCGCGTCCATTACCTGCTGGATGCGAGCAACCAGGGAGGCGAAAGTGGTGACTATCACACGGCCGGGAGCATTAGACATAACGGCGGAAATAGTCTCGCCGACCACCTTCTCCGAAGGCGTATAACCCGGGATTTCGACGTGGGTGGAATCAGCCAACAGGAGCATTACTCCTTCGGAACCAATTTGCGCTAATCGGGACAAATCACAGGTTTTTCCATCCACCGGGGTATAGTCCAGCTTGAAATCGCCGGAATGGACGATGGTGCCGACGGGGGTCCGGATTATCAGTCCGGCGGCATCGGGGATGGAATGGCACATTCTGACGAATTCCACCTTGAATGCGCCCAGGTCAATGATGTCTCCGGGCTTGACTTCATGTACTGGATTGGAAGGTTTCACCCGGGCTTCCTTGAGCTTGACCGAAATCAGGCCGTGGGGCAACGGAGCGCAGTATATCGGGGCGTCCAGGTGGGGCAGGACATAGGGCAGGGCGCCGATGTGGTCTTCGTGACCGTGAGTGATGACGATGCCCCTGATTTTATCGCGACGTTCGGTCAGGTAGGTTATATCCGGAATAACCAGGTCGATGCCCGGCATATCTTCCTCCGGGAACATCAGGCCGCAGTCGATGACTATGATGTCCTCACCGTACTCGATGACCATCATGTTCTTGCCGATCTCGCCCAGACCGCCGAGGGGGACTATTCTGAGGGCGGGGCCGGACTTGCCGGAGCGTCGAGGGTTAGCTTTCGAAGAGGTTGAGTTGTCGGACGTCGGCAGGTTCCGTCGCCCCGGTTTGCGTGGGTTCTGGTTTTTCACTTCTTTTCAATTCCTTAATTATTTCCGGCAGTCGGGCCATGTCGGCCAGTATCGTCGCTCTCAGACTGCCCTGGTGCAGGGCGGCCGCCGGGTGGTACATGGCCAGGCAGACCAGGTCGCCCTGTTTTTCCCATTGGCCGTGAATCCGGCTGATGGTCTTGCCGGGAAAAAACCGGCTCATGGAGTATCGACCCAGCGTAACCACCACTCTCGGCCGGATGGCGGCCAGCTGGCGATCCAGCCAGTGGCGGCAGGCCGTAATTTCCTCCGGCAACGGGTCGCGGTTGCCCGGTGGCCGGCATTTGACGATGTTGGTGATATAAACCTGGTTCCGGTTCAATCCGATGGACTCTATCATCTGCGTCAGAAACTGGCCGGCGGCCCCACAGAAAGGCCGTCCGGTACGGTCTTCATTGAAGCCCGGGGCTTCGCCGATGAACATTATCTCGGTTTCGGCATGGCCCTCGCCCGGCACCGCCTGATTTCTGCCGGAGGCCAGTCCGCAGGCTTCACAGGAGCCTATTTCGCGAGCGATGTCTTCCAGAGAAGCATTGTTATCTGTTGTCATATTCACCGGTTCGGGACGTACTCATGAATATTGGCATATTAACACCCGTTCTTCGTTCAGTAGTAGAATCCCCGTACGTGGTGTAAATTCCTGGAATTGAAAAAGCAGGCCATTGTGTGGTTTCTTGAAAGAAAATAACAACAAAGACTTTCAGGAGGTAACCACAACAATGGCCAAAGACAGGATGACACTTTTGGAACTGCTACGCAAGTCAGGAAGCGACGGTGATCTTGATTTTCTGAGAGAAGGGGTGAAAATGCTGGCCGAAGCGGTCATGGAGCTTGAGGTTAAGCAGAAGACCGGAGCTGAGAAACATGAGCGCAGTGACGGTCGTTTAACCTACCGTAACGGCTACCGGGGGCGTATCTGGGACACCCGGGCCGGCACGATACCCTTGGCGATTCCCCGGTTGCGGGACGGCAGTTATTTCCCCAGCTTGCTCGAGCCCCGGCGCCGGGCGGAACATGCCTTGCTGGCGGTAATCCAGGAAGCCTATGTGTTGGGCATCAGCACCCGCAAGGTGGAATCTCTGGTTCAGTCACTGGGTCTTAACGGGGTCAGTAAGAGCGAGGTATCGCGAATATGCGGGGCTCTGGACGATGAAGTGGAACGATGGCGTCACCGGCCTTTGTTATGGCGTTATCCCTATCTGTGGCTGGATGCGACCTACGTCAAGGTCAGGGATACCGGGCGGGTGGTCAGTCAGGCGGTAATTATCGCCTACGGCGTCCGGGAAACCGGAGAACGCGAGATCATCGGGCTTGAGGTCGGCCCCAGTGAAGACGGTGTATTCTGGAAAGAGTTTCTGCGGGGGCTGGTCAGCCGTGGTTTGAGCGGGGTGATGCTGGTAATCAGTGATGCTCATCTGGGGCTGAAGGAAGCCATCAGCACGGTACTCACCGGGGTATCGTGGCAACGTTGCCGGGTGCACTTCATGCGCAATGCGCTGGCCAGAGTGCCA
This window encodes:
- a CDS encoding RNA-metabolising metallo-beta-lactamase (PFAM: RNA-metabolising metallo-beta-lactamase~KEGG: dev:DhcVS_380 metallo-beta-lactamase), with the protein product MMVIEYGEDIIVIDCGLMFPEEDMPGIDLVIPDITYLTERRDKIRGIVITHGHEDHIGALPYVLPHLDAPIYCAPLPHGLISVKLKEARVKPSNPVHEVKPGDIIDLGAFKVEFVRMCHSIPDAAGLIIRTPVGTIVHSGDFKLDYTPVDGKTCDLSRLAQIGSEGVMLLLADSTHVEIPGYTPSEKVVGETISAVMSNAPGRVIVTTFASLVARIQQVMDAAVKYNRKIFIAGRSMSEIVKMALRLGYLKAPDGLIGELSEMNRLPPNRVALVTTGSQGEPTSALVRIANGEHREIQIKKDDTIIISASPIPGNESFVSKTIDSLFKLGAQVYYDRIAKVHVHGHASQEELRLLQSLIRPKFFIPVHGEYRHLKLHSQLAEQMGVPRDNIFTLEDGDILELTPGGGKVVGHAPASNVYVDGVSVGDINGVVLRNRKMLAQDGIVVAIVTLDAASGHLAVRPDIVSRGFVDPESGKALIEESRDLVVNFFETEAQRVSDSPVISNRVRDILSRFYYERTRRRPMILPVLVTV
- a CDS encoding phage SPO1 DNA polymerase-related protein (KEGG: sti:Sthe_0942 phage SPO1 DNA polymerase-related protein~TIGRFAM: phage SPO1 DNA polymerase-related protein~PFAM: Uracil-DNA glycosylase superfamily), yielding MTTDNNASLEDIAREIGSCEACGLASGRNQAVPGEGHAETEIMFIGEAPGFNEDRTGRPFCGAAGQFLTQMIESIGLNRNQVYITNIVKCRPPGNRDPLPEEITACRHWLDRQLAAIRPRVVVTLGRYSMSRFFPGKTISRIHGQWEKQGDLVCLAMYHPAAALHQGSLRATILADMARLPEIIKELKRSEKPEPTQTGATEPADVRQLNLFES
- a CDS encoding transposase mutator type (KEGG: sth:STH2289 transposase~manually curated~PFAM: transposase mutator type), whose translation is MAKDRMTLLELLRKSGSDGDLDFLREGVKMLAEAVMELEVKQKTGAEKHERSDGRLTYRNGYRGRIWDTRAGTIPLAIPRLRDGSYFPSLLEPRRRAEHALLAVIQEAYVLGISTRKVESLVQSLGLNGVSKSEVSRICGALDDEVERWRHRPLLWRYPYLWLDATYVKVRDTGRVVSQAVIIAYGVRETGEREIIGLEVGPSEDGVFWKEFLRGLVSRGLSGVMLVISDAHLGLKEAISTVLTGVSWQRCRVHFMRNALARVPRGAQAMVSAAIRTIFAQPDRDSACSQLRRVADNLRLRFGPVADQLEEAEPDILAYTAFPREHWRQLYSTNPLERLNKEIKRRSNVVGIFPNSQSVIRLIGAVLMEQQDEWEVGRRYFSLDSMKKTLEGAQEEPLIMALPA